In a genomic window of Paraburkholderia phenazinium:
- a CDS encoding LysR substrate-binding domain-containing protein, with translation MNIRHLEYFVVLAQELHFRRSAERLGITQAPLSLAIQALEADLGARLFHRTRRSVALTEAGFALLDDARAILARVEHAKESVWDTVSGEVGRLRVGFTNASTLSPFFPRLIHAYRTQRPKVNIALLELSSSLQIEAIEQREIDVGLLRLPESALPTDVVFTPLLEEPLLLAMHAGHRLAEVASIKLADLRDEPFIAYPRQAGVAVYEQTVALCAKRGFEPQVVQEAQQASTLIGLTATGLGIALVPSTLQTIAVPGVVFRHLDETDTITTLYIAHRYRDANARAMQFVELALGLR, from the coding sequence GTGAACATCCGGCATCTTGAGTATTTCGTCGTCCTTGCCCAGGAATTGCACTTCCGGCGCAGCGCCGAGCGGCTGGGCATCACCCAGGCCCCGCTGAGCCTCGCGATCCAGGCGCTGGAGGCGGATCTCGGCGCACGGCTCTTTCACCGCACGCGCCGCAGCGTGGCGCTGACCGAGGCCGGGTTCGCGCTGCTCGACGACGCGCGGGCGATTCTGGCGCGCGTCGAACATGCGAAGGAGAGCGTGTGGGATACCGTCAGCGGCGAGGTTGGGCGGCTGCGTGTCGGGTTTACCAATGCGTCGACGCTGTCGCCGTTTTTCCCGCGGCTGATTCATGCGTACCGGACGCAACGGCCGAAGGTCAACATCGCGCTGCTGGAACTGTCGTCGTCCCTGCAGATCGAGGCCATCGAGCAGCGGGAGATCGACGTCGGTTTGCTGCGGCTGCCGGAAAGCGCGCTCCCCACCGATGTCGTGTTCACGCCGTTGCTGGAAGAACCTCTGCTGCTGGCGATGCACGCGGGGCATCGGCTCGCCGAGGTGGCCTCCATCAAGCTGGCGGATCTGCGCGACGAGCCGTTCATTGCGTATCCGCGCCAGGCAGGGGTGGCCGTGTACGAACAGACGGTTGCGTTGTGTGCGAAGCGCGGCTTCGAACCGCAGGTCGTGCAGGAGGCGCAGCAGGCTTCCACGCTGATTGGGCTGACCGCCACGGGGCTCGGCATTGCCCTCGTGCCCTCAACGCTGCAGACCATTGCGGTGCCGGGCGTCGTGTTCCGGCATCTGGACGAGACCGACACCATTACCACGCTGTACATCGCGCATCGCTATCGTGACGCCAACGCCCGGGCCATGCAGTTTGTGGAGCTGGCCCTGGGGCTTCGTTAG
- a CDS encoding amidohydrolase family protein has protein sequence MAETPLISTPMRDFETLSRPSFTMPPLACDAHMHVFGPLDKYRHVEHPHYTLPDGKLAYYLQLMGRLQLKRFVIVQPSFYGTDNRCMIDALHVAGSIARGVVMIDEGTNAATLDSYHASGVRAVRLDLFARSGLPTAEIQQYITRMARLCASLGWHVQFYAPGWVVRNLIPFLADVQTDFVIDHMGYMLEEDGLTPADFERLLSLLKDGQCWLKLSAPYRIAKHRGYEAVAPMAEAIVQAAPHKVIWGSDWPHIPDSTRDTGELLNLLGAWTDDPAVRKMILSDNPARLFDY, from the coding sequence ATGGCAGAGACTCCCCTGATCTCCACCCCGATGCGCGACTTTGAAACGCTGTCGCGCCCGTCGTTCACGATGCCGCCGCTCGCCTGCGATGCGCACATGCACGTATTCGGTCCGCTGGACAAATATCGACACGTCGAACATCCGCACTACACGCTGCCCGACGGCAAGCTCGCGTACTACCTGCAGTTGATGGGCCGCTTGCAGCTCAAGCGCTTCGTGATCGTGCAGCCGAGTTTCTACGGCACCGACAACCGCTGCATGATCGATGCACTGCATGTGGCCGGATCGATCGCACGCGGCGTGGTGATGATCGACGAAGGCACGAATGCCGCGACGCTCGACAGTTACCACGCGTCCGGCGTTCGCGCGGTGCGGCTGGACCTGTTTGCGCGCTCCGGCTTGCCGACTGCGGAGATCCAGCAATACATCACGCGCATGGCGCGCCTTTGCGCGAGTCTGGGCTGGCATGTGCAGTTCTATGCGCCGGGCTGGGTGGTGCGCAACCTGATCCCGTTTCTCGCTGACGTGCAGACCGACTTCGTGATCGACCACATGGGTTATATGCTCGAAGAAGATGGCCTGACGCCCGCCGATTTCGAACGCCTGCTGAGTTTGCTGAAAGACGGCCAGTGCTGGCTGAAGCTGAGCGCGCCGTACCGGATCGCCAAACATCGTGGCTATGAAGCTGTGGCGCCGATGGCCGAAGCCATCGTTCAAGCGGCGCCGCACAAGGTAATCTGGGGCTCCGACTGGCCGCACATTCCGGATTCGACGCGCGACACCGGCGAGTTGCTGAACCTGCTCGGCGCATGGACCGACGATCCGGCGGTGCGGAAGATGATTCTCTCCGACAATCCCGCACGCCTGTTCGATTACTGA
- a CDS encoding HpcH/HpaI aldolase family protein — MNGAELVERLRERHKIIALGIRASRTTDIVRWAKAAGYDTIWIDMEHSSLPVDTVAQLASCAVDLGLMPWVRVPERDYGTINRVLDGGALGIIVPRVETAQQARDAVIATRFPPLGQRSQLATLPYVNFEKLAPREMNRRLNEATVLKVLIESRAGVEAADAIAAVEGVDVLALGCNDLSADLGHTGESAHPEVVAACRQVIAAAQRHGKVAIVGGMPECEALNELRREGAAPFIFGGIDSDVFLAALRERADQARAL; from the coding sequence ATGAACGGTGCGGAACTGGTCGAACGCCTGCGCGAGCGGCACAAGATCATTGCGCTGGGCATCCGGGCCTCGCGCACGACGGACATCGTGCGCTGGGCCAAGGCGGCCGGCTACGACACGATCTGGATCGACATGGAGCACAGTTCGCTGCCCGTCGATACCGTCGCCCAGCTCGCCTCGTGCGCCGTCGACCTCGGCCTGATGCCGTGGGTGCGCGTGCCCGAGCGCGATTACGGCACGATCAACCGGGTACTCGACGGCGGCGCGCTCGGCATCATCGTGCCGCGTGTCGAAACGGCTCAGCAGGCGCGCGATGCGGTGATCGCCACGCGCTTTCCGCCGCTTGGACAGCGTTCGCAACTCGCGACGCTACCGTATGTGAACTTTGAAAAGCTCGCACCGCGCGAGATGAACCGGCGCCTCAACGAAGCGACCGTGCTCAAGGTGCTGATCGAAAGCCGCGCCGGCGTCGAGGCAGCCGACGCGATTGCCGCGGTCGAAGGCGTGGACGTGCTGGCGCTCGGTTGCAACGATTTGTCAGCCGATCTGGGGCACACCGGCGAATCGGCCCATCCCGAGGTGGTCGCCGCCTGCCGCCAGGTGATCGCGGCAGCGCAGCGGCACGGCAAGGTCGCGATCGTCGGCGGCATGCCCGAGTGCGAGGCGCTGAACGAGCTGCGCCGCGAAGGCGCGGCCCCGTTCATCTTCGGCGGCATCGACAGCGATGTTTTCCTTGCGGCGCTGCGCGAACGCGCGGACCAGGCCCGCGCTCTTTAA
- a CDS encoding DUF1700 domain-containing protein → MKQDGFIEALRRELSSLPKAAIDEIVADYREYIGDALAAGRHEEEVIAALGDPAKLARELTAQANYRQWEAQRSVGNLMRVVASVARLGLLQLLLLGPFLLYLLMLTVGYVVSGALAVAGLVAMLVLGSHHFFGTDFNLNLGKETQTKSTDQVGDLHTDFAGLQVLDKRFVLRLNNGARVDLVTTAGPIELKRDAQGQLETEIPDDAARKLLTQNADGSFSIDRDAVNALDFRDTVDGRLSLARSGEDKQALSWNIVDTDGSHASFDQDANGDTHHLSVNDNSDGSQVSIGDGGIAVDDSQDHIHISGLGGKTLESIALRYAVIALPIGLLGLLLCIWLTCITWRALTRFTQRQIDALSTSFGHTPAR, encoded by the coding sequence ATGAAGCAGGACGGATTCATTGAAGCGTTGCGGCGGGAACTCAGCAGTCTGCCCAAGGCCGCGATCGACGAGATCGTTGCGGATTACCGCGAATATATCGGCGATGCGCTGGCTGCCGGCCGTCACGAGGAAGAAGTGATCGCCGCGCTCGGCGACCCCGCCAAGCTCGCGCGCGAACTCACGGCTCAGGCCAACTACCGGCAGTGGGAAGCGCAGCGCTCGGTCGGCAACCTGATGCGCGTGGTCGCGTCGGTCGCCCGGCTCGGGTTGCTGCAACTGCTGTTGCTTGGACCGTTCCTGCTGTATCTGCTGATGCTGACGGTGGGATATGTCGTCTCCGGCGCGCTGGCCGTGGCGGGACTGGTCGCGATGCTCGTGCTCGGTAGTCATCATTTCTTCGGTACCGATTTCAACCTGAATCTCGGCAAAGAGACGCAAACCAAATCCACCGATCAGGTCGGCGATTTACACACCGACTTCGCCGGACTGCAGGTACTCGACAAGCGCTTCGTCTTGCGTCTGAACAACGGTGCCCGGGTCGATCTCGTCACCACGGCCGGGCCGATCGAACTTAAGCGCGACGCGCAAGGCCAACTCGAGACGGAGATACCCGATGACGCCGCGCGCAAATTGCTGACGCAAAACGCCGACGGTAGCTTCAGCATCGACCGCGACGCGGTGAACGCACTCGATTTCCGCGACACGGTGGACGGCCGGCTCTCGCTGGCGCGCAGCGGCGAGGATAAGCAGGCGCTGAGCTGGAACATCGTCGACACGGACGGCAGTCATGCGAGCTTCGACCAGGACGCAAACGGCGATACGCACCACCTGAGCGTGAACGACAACAGCGACGGCAGCCAGGTATCGATCGGCGACGGCGGGATCGCGGTCGACGACAGCCAGGATCATATCCACATCTCCGGGCTCGGCGGCAAAACGCTCGAATCCATCGCGCTACGCTACGCCGTTATCGCATTGCCGATCGGCTTGCTCGGCCTGCTGCTCTGCATCTGGCTCACGTGCATCACCTGGCGTGCGCTGACGCGTTTCACGCAGCGCCAGATCGACGCGCTGTCGACGAGTTTCGGCCACACGCCGGCACGGTAA
- a CDS encoding DUF5624 domain-containing protein — MPYQPNAAFAGLFRAFTSDPQSIGAHLTGQMTRQDADAPLLVSTGSDIVLFPGAGRAPAIESFRKSTRGFIELTAVSHLPLAVAYLARMRELSPEDDSWQSDAARLRGHAQETRAANSLALWRDHVAVASFAGHEQKIADLVDYTCGVTIDLLERIGKDHSLLNFARLNDEYFAAPPTDAFPVSMNDVMFATFGLAFLDIVYRIGNWLRAQALDWSRLMVLVSGRSGRPTAGATWATNNMCYLVWCASNRTLLPERVFVAPHAPSFSVAELPDAAGLAELERSYRALWLNTRASIDVARALFPEQRPYRFDPAPADGMPPIRSVDDREATTARLRRIMEDPNQLLSNCVADYIVDQLHSNGNQPQQVEIPGFTNVRYPHAERS, encoded by the coding sequence ATGCCCTACCAACCCAACGCAGCGTTTGCCGGTCTCTTTCGCGCGTTCACGTCGGACCCGCAGAGCATCGGCGCGCACCTGACCGGGCAGATGACGCGGCAGGACGCCGACGCGCCGCTGCTCGTCTCGACCGGCAGCGATATCGTGCTGTTTCCCGGCGCAGGCCGTGCGCCGGCTATTGAGAGCTTTCGCAAATCGACGCGCGGCTTCATCGAACTGACGGCGGTGTCGCATCTGCCGCTGGCCGTCGCCTACCTGGCGCGCATGCGCGAACTGTCGCCAGAGGACGATAGCTGGCAAAGCGATGCGGCGCGCCTGCGGGGTCACGCGCAGGAAACCCGCGCGGCGAATTCGCTCGCGTTGTGGCGCGATCATGTCGCCGTCGCCAGCTTCGCGGGCCACGAGCAGAAGATCGCCGATCTGGTCGACTACACCTGCGGCGTCACGATCGACCTGCTCGAGCGGATCGGGAAGGATCACTCGCTGCTGAACTTCGCACGCCTGAACGACGAGTACTTCGCCGCGCCGCCCACGGACGCCTTTCCTGTGTCGATGAACGATGTGATGTTCGCCACCTTCGGGCTCGCCTTTCTCGACATCGTCTATCGCATCGGCAACTGGTTGCGCGCGCAAGCACTCGACTGGAGTCGCCTGATGGTGCTGGTCAGCGGACGATCGGGCCGGCCGACGGCCGGCGCCACGTGGGCGACCAACAACATGTGCTATCTGGTGTGGTGCGCGTCGAACCGCACGCTTCTGCCGGAGCGCGTGTTCGTCGCGCCGCATGCGCCGTCGTTCTCGGTCGCCGAACTGCCCGACGCGGCGGGACTCGCGGAACTCGAACGCAGCTACAGGGCGTTGTGGCTGAACACGCGCGCGAGTATCGACGTCGCACGCGCTCTCTTTCCCGAGCAGCGTCCGTACCGCTTCGATCCCGCGCCCGCCGACGGCATGCCGCCGATCAGATCGGTCGACGATCGCGAAGCCACCACGGCGCGGCTGCGACGCATCATGGAAGACCCGAACCAACTCCTGTCGAATTGCGTCGCTGATTACATCGTCGATCAGTTGCACAGCAACGGCAACCAGCCGCAACAGGTGGAGATACCGGGCTTTACGAACGTGAGGTATCCGCACGCGGAACGGTCCTAG
- a CDS encoding LysR family transcriptional regulator has protein sequence MVELDDMRLFRALGVSPSLAAAARRLNLTPPAVTIRLQRLEERLGVRLAIREARGFSLTDEGRRFLDEAKELLERIEAIPASVSGKTDHVSGNLRVVAPLGFGRAYVSSIVGELRQSHPRLAISLHLSESPLTAAAGADVVVSIGNLRASSWIGHFLAPNDRLLCASPAFARRLRQVKHPSELAQFECLCLRENDEDLPRWRFTPRDSGAKHAQKPVTVRISGALSTNDGTVIRDWAIDGLGIAERSEWDVSHLIAEGKLVRVLPTWSLAPAPVMALLPTRQGMSVRQRVFLEAAKRALNPAPWRA, from the coding sequence ATGGTCGAGCTGGATGATATGCGCCTGTTCCGCGCCCTGGGGGTGTCGCCCTCGCTCGCGGCAGCCGCCCGACGCCTGAATCTCACCCCGCCCGCAGTGACGATCCGGCTGCAAAGACTGGAGGAACGCCTGGGTGTCCGCCTGGCCATCCGGGAAGCGCGCGGCTTTTCGCTCACCGATGAAGGCCGCCGCTTCCTCGACGAGGCGAAGGAACTGCTCGAACGGATAGAGGCCATCCCGGCGAGCGTATCGGGCAAAACAGACCATGTGAGCGGCAATCTGCGGGTCGTCGCGCCACTGGGCTTCGGTCGCGCGTATGTGTCGTCGATCGTCGGCGAGCTGCGCCAGTCCCATCCCAGGCTCGCCATCTCATTGCATTTATCCGAGAGCCCGCTGACCGCCGCCGCGGGGGCCGATGTTGTCGTCAGCATCGGCAATCTCAGGGCGTCGTCATGGATCGGACACTTCCTCGCGCCCAACGACCGTTTGCTCTGCGCCAGTCCCGCGTTCGCGCGCCGCCTGCGGCAGGTCAAGCATCCCTCCGAGCTTGCCCAGTTCGAATGCCTGTGCCTGCGGGAAAACGACGAAGACCTGCCACGCTGGCGGTTTACGCCGCGCGACAGTGGTGCGAAGCACGCACAAAAGCCGGTCACCGTACGGATCTCCGGCGCGCTTTCCACCAACGACGGTACCGTCATCAGGGACTGGGCGATCGACGGGCTCGGCATCGCCGAGCGCTCCGAGTGGGATGTGTCCCATTTGATCGCGGAAGGCAAACTCGTCCGGGTCTTGCCCACGTGGAGCCTGGCGCCTGCACCGGTCATGGCCTTGCTGCCGACGCGCCAGGGGATGTCGGTCCGGCAGCGGGTGTTCCTCGAGGCGGCCAAACGCGCACTGAATCCCGCTCCCTGGCGCGCCTGA
- a CDS encoding bifunctional diguanylate cyclase/phosphodiesterase gives MSWARLVLLPLLVLSASLSVTWILWDHERQAARHELLTQFDYSLGDAVSRIEQRMGTYELLLRGVQSMFAATGEVDREHFRDYVGTLDLDAAFSGIQTIGLVEWVPAAQKDEHVAAMRRQGLSGYAIQPEGSREDYAPVIQREPRIGLNRAAPGFDAWTDPVRRSAMEQARDSGMAAISGKVRLAVDPDASAHPGFIMYLPIYARGQPQDSVAQRRAHLVGWVYASFRMHDVIASLYGEQPPGLSIAIYDGVEPSPAALLHRTPEAAGRHVPVDISANEYLVVDGHDWTLSMSAQDDFKARFGRNAAWLIASIGTGLSLLLAFLTWLIMTGRGRAMRLASAMTKELRENEEKFRAIADCTVNWEVWWGQDGKPRWINPSVEEYIGYTVEECMAMPDFAGALIHPEDLPRVAPEFRKGQQGFRGDDLEFRCIRKDGSLIWLSVSWVPISDAKGDFIGFRTSGRDITERKQVEAELRIAAVAFDSQEPMMITDASAKILRVNSAFTECTGYAPEEIVGLTPRVLQSGRHDAAFFREMWETIQRDGGWQGEIWDRRKNGDVYPKWLAISAVMGEDGVVSHFVGTHHDITERKIAEERIKELAFFDALTHLPNRTLLLDRLKQAITASARSETCGALLFIDLDHFKTLNDTLGHDKGDLLLQQVAQRLAASVLESDTVARVGGDEFVVVLGSLHENWEEAASQTEALGEKILAVLGSPYQLGEIEYRSTASVGATVFRGHQASIDELLKQADLAMYKSKEKGRNAVCFFDPDMQTVVVERAALEAGLRDAIEENQFLLHYQAQVDGTCITGAEALVRWQHPTRGIVPPADFIPLAEETGLILALGSWVMEAACAQLAQWATRSETAHLTIAVNVSVQQFREPDFVDKVLSIIARTRARPDRLKLELTESVLVDNAEDIIRKMGALKARGVVFSLDDFGIGYSSLSYLKRLPLDQLKIDRSFVRDVLVDPNDAVIARAIVALAQSLGLGVIAEGVETEAQRDFLAAAGCHAYQGYYFCRPLPVEGFEAFLSRLETGQCVAE, from the coding sequence GTGAGCTGGGCGCGCCTGGTTCTCCTTCCGCTGCTGGTCCTGTCCGCTTCACTGAGTGTTACGTGGATACTGTGGGACCATGAGCGGCAAGCGGCCCGCCATGAACTGCTCACCCAGTTCGACTACTCGCTGGGCGACGCGGTCAGCAGGATCGAGCAGCGGATGGGCACCTATGAGCTCCTGCTACGCGGCGTGCAGAGCATGTTCGCCGCCACCGGCGAGGTGGACCGCGAGCACTTTCGCGACTACGTCGGCACGCTCGATCTCGACGCCGCCTTCTCGGGCATTCAGACCATTGGCCTCGTCGAGTGGGTGCCGGCCGCGCAAAAGGACGAGCATGTCGCCGCCATGCGGCGCCAGGGGCTGTCCGGCTATGCGATTCAGCCTGAGGGTTCGCGCGAAGACTACGCGCCGGTCATCCAGCGCGAGCCGCGCATTGGTCTGAATCGCGCGGCGCCCGGCTTCGATGCCTGGACCGACCCGGTGCGGCGAAGCGCCATGGAGCAGGCGCGCGACTCCGGCATGGCCGCCATTTCCGGGAAGGTCCGCCTGGCGGTGGATCCCGACGCCAGCGCTCACCCCGGTTTCATCATGTACCTGCCGATCTACGCACGAGGGCAACCGCAGGACAGCGTCGCCCAGCGCCGCGCGCACCTGGTCGGTTGGGTCTACGCCTCGTTTCGCATGCACGATGTGATCGCCAGTCTGTATGGCGAGCAGCCGCCTGGTCTGTCCATCGCGATCTACGATGGCGTCGAACCGTCGCCCGCCGCGCTGCTGCACCGGACACCTGAAGCGGCCGGGCGGCATGTGCCCGTGGATATTTCGGCCAACGAATATCTGGTCGTCGACGGTCATGACTGGACCCTGTCGATGAGTGCCCAGGACGACTTCAAGGCGCGCTTCGGCCGTAACGCGGCGTGGTTGATCGCCAGCATCGGCACGGGCCTTAGCCTGCTGCTGGCGTTCCTCACCTGGCTCATCATGACCGGACGCGGCCGCGCGATGCGGCTCGCCTCGGCGATGACCAAAGAATTGCGCGAGAACGAGGAGAAATTTCGCGCGATTGCCGACTGCACGGTTAACTGGGAGGTCTGGTGGGGGCAAGACGGCAAGCCGCGCTGGATCAACCCATCGGTGGAGGAGTACATCGGCTATACGGTCGAGGAGTGCATGGCCATGCCCGATTTCGCGGGCGCGCTGATCCATCCGGAAGATCTGCCGCGCGTGGCGCCGGAGTTTCGGAAAGGGCAGCAGGGTTTTCGCGGCGACGACCTCGAATTTCGTTGCATTCGCAAGGATGGATCGCTGATCTGGCTGTCCGTTTCGTGGGTGCCGATCAGCGATGCCAAGGGCGATTTCATCGGCTTTCGCACGAGCGGACGCGACATCACCGAGCGCAAGCAGGTCGAGGCCGAGCTGCGGATTGCCGCAGTCGCATTCGACTCGCAGGAACCGATGATGATCACCGACGCCAGCGCCAAGATCCTGCGCGTCAACTCGGCGTTCACCGAATGCACGGGCTACGCGCCCGAGGAGATCGTGGGTCTGACGCCGCGCGTGCTTCAGTCCGGCCGCCACGACGCCGCCTTCTTCCGTGAGATGTGGGAGACGATCCAGCGCGACGGCGGCTGGCAGGGCGAGATCTGGGACCGCCGCAAGAATGGCGACGTCTACCCCAAGTGGCTCGCGATCTCCGCGGTGATGGGCGAGGATGGGGTCGTCAGTCATTTTGTGGGCACGCATCACGACATCACCGAGCGCAAGATCGCCGAGGAGAGAATCAAGGAACTGGCCTTCTTCGATGCGCTGACTCACCTGCCCAACCGCACTTTGCTGCTGGACCGCCTGAAGCAGGCGATCACGGCCAGTGCCCGCAGCGAAACGTGCGGCGCCTTGCTGTTCATCGACCTGGATCACTTCAAGACCTTGAACGATACCTTGGGCCACGACAAAGGCGACCTGCTGCTGCAGCAAGTGGCGCAACGTCTGGCTGCCAGCGTGCTCGAGAGCGATACCGTGGCTCGCGTGGGCGGCGACGAGTTCGTGGTGGTGCTAGGGAGCCTGCACGAAAACTGGGAAGAGGCGGCCAGCCAGACCGAAGCGCTCGGCGAGAAAATCCTCGCGGTGCTGGGGAGTCCGTATCAACTTGGCGAGATTGAATACCGCAGTACGGCGAGCGTCGGTGCGACTGTGTTCAGGGGACATCAGGCGTCGATCGACGAACTCCTCAAGCAGGCCGATCTCGCGATGTACAAGTCCAAGGAGAAAGGCCGCAACGCCGTGTGTTTCTTCGACCCCGACATGCAGACCGTGGTGGTGGAACGCGCTGCGCTGGAGGCGGGCCTGCGCGATGCCATCGAGGAAAACCAGTTCCTGCTTCACTACCAGGCGCAGGTCGACGGCACCTGCATCACGGGCGCCGAAGCCCTGGTGCGCTGGCAGCATCCCACGCGCGGGATCGTGCCGCCTGCCGATTTCATCCCGCTAGCCGAAGAAACCGGACTGATCCTTGCACTGGGAAGCTGGGTCATGGAGGCGGCCTGCGCGCAACTGGCGCAATGGGCCACGCGGTCCGAGACGGCGCACCTCACGATCGCGGTCAATGTTAGCGTCCAGCAGTTCCGCGAACCGGATTTCGTGGACAAGGTGTTGAGCATCATTGCTCGAACCCGCGCGAGACCCGACCGGTTGAAGCTGGAGTTGACCGAAAGCGTGCTGGTGGACAACGCGGAGGACATCATCCGCAAGATGGGGGCGCTTAAGGCGCGTGGCGTGGTGTTCTCGCTGGACGACTTTGGAATTGGATATTCTTCGCTATCCTATCTGAAGCGTCTGCCGCTGGATCAGTTGAAAATCGACCGGTCGTTCGTGCGCGATGTCCTGGTCGATCCGAATGACGCGGTGATTGCCAGAGCTATTGTGGCGCTTGCGCAGAGCCTGGGGCTGGGCGTGATTGCCGAGGGCGTGGAGACCGAGGCTCAGCGGGATTTCCTCGCGGCTGCGGGATGTCACGCGTATCAGGGCTACTATTTCTGCCGTCCGCTTCCTGTCGAGGGGTTTGAAGCGTTTTTGAGCCGGCTCGAGACGGGGCAGTGCGTGGCCGAGTAG
- a CDS encoding substrate-binding periplasmic protein yields MIRRSLGGLLLTLSCLGSAMAAGPTCSRSFTLALHDHGLLYSVDTDSGIDKDFADELIRRSGCQIRVSLMSRARIWKLIESGALDFSLSGIANDERNQYADFAWYFSNKYYLLVRKDAGIQRLADFEHNDQFQLGVIRSFRYSESANRLVDDLAAENRVTQASGLDPLYQALLLRHIQGMIIEPFDYPAIDEKQIRDVTAIVEFNDPAVPHGLIMSKKALSPAERDKWRALVNEMRADGTVRRIFEKYFKPDLAESMVNFPTPP; encoded by the coding sequence GTGATTCGACGTAGCCTCGGGGGTCTGCTACTGACGTTAAGCTGTCTGGGCAGCGCTATGGCGGCCGGTCCCACCTGTTCGCGTTCATTTACGCTGGCGTTGCACGATCACGGTCTGCTGTATTCGGTCGACACCGATTCGGGCATCGACAAAGACTTCGCCGACGAGTTGATCCGCCGCAGCGGTTGCCAGATCCGGGTTAGCCTCATGTCGCGCGCGCGGATCTGGAAGCTGATCGAATCCGGCGCACTCGACTTCAGCCTCTCCGGCATCGCCAACGACGAGCGCAATCAGTACGCCGATTTTGCGTGGTACTTCAGCAATAAATATTATCTGCTGGTACGCAAGGATGCGGGCATTCAGCGCTTGGCCGATTTCGAGCACAACGACCAGTTCCAGCTCGGCGTGATCCGCAGCTTCCGCTATAGCGAGTCGGCCAACCGGCTGGTCGACGACCTGGCGGCCGAAAACCGCGTCACCCAGGCGAGCGGTCTGGATCCGCTGTATCAGGCGCTGCTGCTCCGGCACATCCAGGGGATGATCATCGAGCCCTTCGATTACCCCGCCATCGACGAAAAGCAAATCCGCGACGTGACCGCGATCGTGGAGTTCAACGACCCCGCCGTTCCGCACGGCCTCATCATGTCGAAGAAGGCGCTGTCGCCCGCGGAGCGCGACAAGTGGCGCGCCCTGGTCAACGAAATGCGTGCCGACGGTACCGTACGGCGGATCTTCGAGAAATATTTCAAACCCGACCTCGCCGAGTCGATGGTCAATTTCCCGACGCCACCGTGA
- a CDS encoding PadR family transcriptional regulator yields the protein MKTQLKKGTLDMCVLAVLARGDSYAYELVSTLAETMEISEGTIYPLMRRLQAEAWVSTYLVESTSGPPRKYYSLTGTGRRSLLEMEDEWRSFVDEVNGVLAQQGKQQDTGENR from the coding sequence ATGAAAACCCAACTCAAGAAAGGCACGCTCGACATGTGCGTCCTGGCTGTGCTGGCCCGCGGGGACAGCTATGCCTACGAGCTGGTGTCGACGCTGGCCGAAACCATGGAAATCAGCGAAGGCACCATTTACCCACTGATGCGGCGGCTGCAGGCCGAAGCGTGGGTGTCGACCTACCTTGTGGAGTCGACCTCAGGGCCGCCGCGCAAGTACTACTCGCTCACGGGCACCGGTCGTCGCAGTCTGCTGGAAATGGAAGACGAATGGCGCAGTTTCGTTGACGAAGTCAACGGCGTGCTGGCACAACAAGGCAAACAACAGGACACAGGGGAAAACCGATGA